The following proteins are encoded in a genomic region of Nicotiana sylvestris chromosome 4, ASM39365v2, whole genome shotgun sequence:
- the LOC104248994 gene encoding uncharacterized protein: MARALVLLDNKFTSLSQLVASHSRKWKRKWRACYGYGDEHDPVIQLNNEEIDQSYYFGEADPNTCSGEVSVIWKKNIIMGGKCQLPQFSGVIIYDTAGNLVNPKTPRPLALPWKE, encoded by the coding sequence ATGGCTCGCGCACTAGTACTCTTGGACAACAAGTTCACTAGCCTATCTCAACTAGTTGCAAGCCATTCGAGGAAATGGAAGCGCAAGTGGAGAGCATGTTATGGCTATGGCGATGAACATGACCCTGTTATTCAACTCAATAATGAAGAGATTGATCAGAGTTACTATTTTGGAGAAGCTGATCCAAACACATGCAGTGGTGAAGTCTCTGTAATCTGGAAGAAAAATATAATCATGGGAGGAAAATGCCAGCTTCCTCAATTTTCTGGTGTCATAATTTATGATACTGCTGGGAATTTAGTTAATCCCAAAACTCCACGCCCTCTTGCACTTCCATGGAAAGAATAA